A genome region from SAR324 cluster bacterium includes the following:
- the murB gene encoding UDP-N-acetylmuramate dehydrogenase, with the protein MKSDRLFLEHLRAALKQSTLLEYPELSRLNTWKLGGIALALLNAECEADICSTTLNCLLNGVPWRVIGKGSNLLMPEFWPGVLIRLGKNFRRLEMVDQDSSATFGAGMADATAAQKLSHKGWSGLEFLIGIPGTIGGAVCMNAGAHGSETSDFLKTVDWLDEKGNWRRSNRDELNFTYRSSPFDSSEKKVVLMARFSLVPKNPEEVRQKMAKFHAFRIERQPQKQPNCGSVFRNPPNEIAAELIEASGLKGKIFGGMQISQKHSNFMVNLGGATSDDALKLIGFVKDRIWIDHKIELRTEVHTLA; encoded by the coding sequence ATGAAGAGTGATCGGCTTTTCTTAGAACATTTAAGAGCTGCCCTTAAGCAATCTACACTTCTAGAGTATCCAGAGTTGAGTCGATTGAATACCTGGAAATTAGGTGGGATAGCACTGGCTTTATTGAATGCAGAATGTGAAGCAGATATCTGCTCGACAACACTGAACTGCCTTCTTAATGGTGTGCCCTGGCGAGTGATTGGTAAGGGGTCGAATCTGCTGATGCCTGAATTTTGGCCAGGTGTTCTAATCAGGTTGGGAAAAAATTTTAGAAGATTGGAAATGGTAGATCAGGATTCATCTGCAACTTTTGGAGCGGGAATGGCTGATGCTACGGCTGCCCAAAAATTAAGTCATAAAGGCTGGTCAGGTCTTGAATTTTTGATTGGAATTCCAGGCACCATAGGTGGGGCTGTTTGTATGAACGCAGGTGCACATGGATCTGAGACCAGTGACTTTCTGAAAACTGTTGATTGGCTTGATGAGAAAGGGAATTGGCGAAGATCAAATCGAGACGAACTGAACTTTACATACAGATCATCACCTTTTGATTCGAGTGAAAAAAAAGTGGTTTTGATGGCAAGATTTTCCTTAGTCCCAAAAAATCCTGAAGAAGTTCGTCAAAAAATGGCTAAATTTCACGCCTTCAGAATTGAGAGACAGCCTCAAAAACAACCAAACTGTGGTTCAGTTTTTAGAAATCCACCAAATGAGATTGCAGCTGAACTTATTGAAGCTTCTGGATTGAAGGGAAAGATCTTTGGTGGTATGCAAATCAGCCAAAAGCACAGCAATTTCATGGTCAATCTTGGTGGGGCCACATCAGATGATGCTTTGAAACTAATTGGATTTGTCAAAGATAGAATTTGGATTGATCATAAGATTGAATTGAGAACCGAAGTTCATACTCTTGCTTAG